One Symphalangus syndactylus isolate Jambi chromosome 10, NHGRI_mSymSyn1-v2.1_pri, whole genome shotgun sequence genomic region harbors:
- the IDI1 gene encoding isopentenyl-diphosphate Delta-isomerase 1 isoform X2, translating to MELDLFLGLGDVFPSLLHGLLHRAFSVFLFNTENKLLLQQRSDAKITFPGCFTNTCCSHPLSNPGELEENDALGVRRAAQRRLKAELGIPLEEVPPEEINYLTRIHYKAQSDGIWGEHEIDYILLVRKNVTLNPDPNEIKSYCYVSKEELKEFLKKAASGEIKITPWFKIIAETFLFKWWDNLNHLNQFVDHEKIHRM from the exons gATTATTGCATCGAGCTTTTAGTGTCTTCTTATTCAACACCGAAAATAAGCTTCTGCTACAGCAAAGATCAGATGCTAAGATTACCTTTCCAG GTTGTTTTACTAATACTTGTTGTAGTCATCCATTAAGTAATCCAGGCGAGCTTGAGGAAAATGACGCCCTTGGAGTGAGGCGAGCAGCACAGAGGCGGCTGAAAGCTGAGCTAGGAATTCCCTTGGAAGAG gTTCCTCCAGAAGAAATTAATTATTTAACACGAATTCACTACAAAGCTCAGTCTGATGGTATCTGGGGTGAACATGAAATTGATTACATTTTGTTGGTGAGGAAGAATGTAACTTTGAATCCAGATCCCAATGAGATTAAAAGCTATTGTTATGTGTCAAAGGAAGAACTAAAAGAATTTCTGAAAAAAGCAGCTAGTGGTGAAATTAAGATAACGCCATGGTTTAAAATTATTGCAGAGACTTTTCTCTTTAAATGGTGGGATAACTTAAATCATTTGAATCAGTTTGTTGACCATGAGAAAATACACAGAATGTGA